In a genomic window of Anoxybacter fermentans:
- a CDS encoding methyl-accepting chemotaxis protein has translation MKALKQEFLYNYQLDVIEIDNLEGKKIARRGNLPTNDYSLEKKFLPFLKKDTNIQQLELTEAGLIVKSAAPIKDPDLTTQTNGFIMIGKVLNHDFLIDLQKIIKDDLFILDLNLNPILTTMETEDIQIELDKPEILPEQELYQSDILINKKPYLSGLIPIFNHNNQPIGWFMIATSLEKMYTARRALFTSLFVIALVGGIISIIFSFIITNSITGPLNQLVQLSKKIAGGDLRDHFKTSAKGEIGYLGQSFNQMVSMLHNLVHGIRLSSENVARGSEQLIEVTHQLKNNAKVTDQCIQQIVSRINNQQQQLNSAMDNINSLSESITEIDHGINQVASNSLQADHEVELSTETLTHLMTVMSEIKDAVSASHKIINQLGKKSNKIIGIIDIIRNIAEQTNLLALNASIEAARAGEIGRGFAVVAEEIRKLANESHTAAENINELINSINDEINTAVQMMDKSANTVQEGVSKAEETQNVLLSVNKAVRSTRQSVEEMSAYLQNQQNSIKSMIQIVETIATNGNLAVKEANSSSIAIEKQNQTLNHLLTVAQELDQMARNLREQIISFKLQDEDEPLKDDIEI, from the coding sequence ATGAAAGCTCTAAAACAGGAATTTTTATATAATTACCAGTTAGATGTGATAGAAATTGATAATCTGGAGGGGAAAAAGATTGCTCGCAGAGGAAACCTCCCTACCAATGACTATAGTCTTGAAAAAAAGTTTCTACCCTTCCTAAAAAAAGATACCAATATTCAACAGTTAGAATTAACAGAAGCAGGTTTAATTGTTAAAAGTGCTGCCCCCATTAAGGATCCGGACCTTACCACTCAGACCAATGGATTTATTATGATTGGGAAGGTATTAAATCATGATTTTCTTATAGATCTACAAAAGATTATTAAAGACGACCTTTTTATCCTGGATCTAAATCTTAATCCCATTCTTACAACTATGGAAACAGAAGATATTCAAATAGAATTAGATAAGCCAGAGATTTTACCTGAACAAGAACTATATCAATCTGATATACTGATCAATAAAAAGCCATATCTATCCGGACTAATTCCCATTTTCAATCATAACAATCAACCCATCGGTTGGTTCATGATCGCAACTTCTTTAGAAAAGATGTATACTGCCCGCCGTGCTCTCTTTACATCACTATTTGTTATCGCTCTTGTAGGTGGCATTATAAGTATCATTTTCAGTTTTATAATCACTAATAGTATTACCGGGCCTTTAAATCAATTAGTACAGTTATCAAAAAAAATCGCCGGTGGCGATCTGAGAGATCATTTCAAAACCTCTGCTAAAGGTGAAATAGGATATCTAGGTCAGAGCTTTAACCAGATGGTAAGCATGTTACATAACCTGGTTCACGGAATTCGTTTAAGTTCTGAAAATGTTGCCAGAGGTTCTGAACAGTTGATAGAAGTTACCCACCAGCTAAAAAATAATGCCAAAGTTACAGATCAATGCATTCAACAGATCGTTTCCCGGATTAATAACCAACAACAACAACTGAATTCGGCTATGGATAATATTAATTCACTTTCAGAATCCATCACAGAAATTGATCACGGAATCAATCAGGTCGCATCCAACTCTCTTCAGGCAGACCATGAAGTTGAATTGAGTACTGAAACTTTAACACATTTAATGACAGTTATGTCTGAAATTAAAGACGCTGTTTCTGCCTCCCATAAGATCATTAACCAACTAGGTAAGAAATCCAACAAAATAATTGGAATCATTGATATTATTCGCAATATTGCTGAACAAACTAACCTTCTGGCTCTCAATGCTTCCATTGAAGCTGCCCGGGCCGGAGAAATAGGACGAGGTTTTGCCGTTGTAGCTGAAGAGATTCGCAAACTGGCAAATGAGTCCCATACTGCTGCTGAAAACATCAATGAATTAATCAACTCCATTAATGATGAGATTAATACTGCTGTTCAAATGATGGACAAGAGTGCAAATACTGTGCAAGAAGGTGTATCAAAAGCAGAAGAGACCCAAAATGTACTTTTAAGTGTCAATAAAGCCGTTCGCTCAACCCGTCAATCTGTCGAAGAAATGAGTGCTTATCTTCAAAATCAACAAAATTCTATCAAGTCCATGATACAAATTGTAGAAACTATCGCCACTAATGGCAATCTAGCTGTAAAAGAGGCTAATTCCAGTTCCATCGCTATCGAAAAGCAAAATCAGACTCTTAATCATCTGTTGACCGTTGCTCAGGAGCTTGATCAGATGGCCCGTAATTTAAGGGAGCAAATTATTTCCTTTAAATTGCAGGATGAAGATGAACCTCTAAAAGACGATATAGAGATATAA
- a CDS encoding ISL3 family transposase — protein sequence MQYNNIIKFLDLPDIIATEIISTEDRYIFIAEAKKNHIVCPQCGNITNKIHDTKWQNIRDIPIRGKLVIIRLLKKRYRCPYCHKRGIPEKYESIDKYARKTKRFDKYLAKETVSKDYSKVARENGLSYTAVNNAVKKVVDPLIKQQVSKLSQLKAISIDEFAVLKRHKYGVSITDPINRELIDILPTRKKDDLIDYFNCWEDEQRRQIQSISMDMWRPFKAVANAAFTHAKIVIDKFHLVTLMNRALDEVRKQVQQTVNNHQRRKFFQSRLLLQKRAEELTDEEHEKLIKLFELSPALEKAWELKEEFRDLLQLDDVKEATRALKRWYKEVIKSKLMPFYQVKKIIQRWEEKILNYFKTKITNGFAEGINNKIKLIKRIGYGVPNVMNLRRRVFNAMLSY from the coding sequence ATGCAATATAATAATATCATAAAATTTCTTGATTTGCCAGACATTATTGCAACTGAAATTATTTCAACGGAGGACAGATATATTTTTATCGCTGAAGCAAAGAAAAATCACATTGTGTGTCCTCAGTGTGGTAATATCACTAATAAAATCCATGATACAAAATGGCAAAATATTAGAGACATCCCCATAAGAGGTAAACTAGTAATCATTAGACTTCTAAAGAAAAGATATCGTTGTCCTTATTGTCATAAGAGGGGTATCCCTGAAAAATATGAAAGTATTGATAAATATGCCCGTAAAACCAAACGCTTTGATAAATATCTTGCTAAAGAAACTGTCAGCAAGGATTATTCTAAAGTTGCTAGAGAAAACGGGTTAAGTTATACAGCTGTTAATAATGCAGTTAAAAAAGTAGTTGACCCTCTCATTAAACAACAAGTTTCAAAACTTAGTCAATTAAAAGCCATCAGTATCGATGAATTTGCAGTTTTAAAACGCCATAAATATGGAGTTAGCATTACAGATCCAATTAATCGGGAGTTAATTGACATTTTACCTACTCGCAAAAAGGATGATTTAATTGACTACTTTAATTGTTGGGAAGATGAACAAAGACGACAGATTCAATCGATCTCTATGGATATGTGGCGGCCGTTCAAAGCAGTAGCAAATGCAGCATTTACTCATGCAAAAATTGTTATAGATAAATTTCATCTTGTAACTTTAATGAACAGAGCCCTTGATGAAGTTAGAAAACAAGTTCAACAAACAGTAAATAATCATCAGAGAAGAAAGTTTTTTCAAAGTCGTTTATTACTCCAAAAACGAGCTGAAGAATTGACAGATGAAGAACATGAAAAGCTCATCAAATTATTTGAACTCAGTCCAGCTCTAGAAAAGGCCTGGGAATTAAAAGAGGAATTCAGAGACCTATTGCAGCTAGATGATGTGAAAGAAGCCACCAGAGCTCTAAAAAGGTGGTATAAAGAAGTAATAAAAAGCAAGCTGATGCCTTTTTACCAGGTAAAAAAGATAATACAAAGATGGGAAGAAAAAATACTAAATTATTTTAAGACTAAGATAACCAATGGCTTTGCTGAGGGTATCAATAACAAGATTAAATTGATCAAAAGGATTGGATATGGTGTTCCAAATGTTATGAATCTAAGGAGAAGAGTATTTAATGCAATGTTAAGTTATTAA
- a CDS encoding B12-binding domain-containing radical SAM protein: MGITSTINILCSRGCLGNCHFCNANKYFSLGGGNKWCCRSPKSIVDELEILLNKYGDNYNLHEVVNFCDLNFINTSSNGIKWVRDFVDEMLKRQIFCFFYILTRVDSVVNNKDLVKSLRQVGLVQVEMGLEVYNKGIEINQSYEAINFLRKQRIDITPCGFVTYHPYSNISELRNNAEFLKNKFL, from the coding sequence TTGGGTATAACTTCTACTATTAATATTTTATGTTCAAGAGGTTGTTTGGGAAATTGTCATTTTTGTAATGCTAACAAGTATTTTAGTTTGGGAGGAGGAAATAAATGGTGTTGTCGTTCTCCGAAAAGTATAGTGGATGAACTAGAAATTCTTCTCAATAAGTATGGTGATAATTATAATTTACATGAGGTTGTGAATTTCTGTGATTTAAACTTTATTAATACTTCGTCAAATGGAATAAAGTGGGTTAGAGATTTTGTTGATGAAATGTTGAAAAGACAAATTTTTTGTTTTTTTTATATCCTAACGAGGGTAGATTCAGTTGTTAATAATAAAGACCTGGTTAAATCTCTTCGACAAGTTGGTTTAGTTCAAGTGGAAATGGGATTGGAGGTTTATAATAAAGGTATTGAAATTAATCAAAGCTATGAAGCAATAAATTTTTTGCGTAAACAAAGAATTGATATAACTCCATGTGGATTTGTAACATACCATCCTTATTCTAATATTTCTGAACTTAGAAATAATGCTGAATTTTTAAAAAATAAATTTCTTTAA
- a CDS encoding MBL fold metallo-hydrolase — MNYDLKLYEKLSQYTLQVVKNDRQYWKEEILPYCGTPKILFMGTGGNPVNLLEQVRQTGGFILYLPGFTLAVDPGPGVIWHVKQNGVDIRALDGIYISHGHTDHYLGAPLLIEGMTRVMSQRRGVLLLPRDVSDENLISIYHQGRHQHHEGYVGGPEKIVYLQEKKMIELTDEIFLTPVKAYHGKMNYGFVITTPTFTIGYTSDTSYLLEYEDLNGLRHKVGKWVPISPPTKIIKYREDLKEIFSQVDYLIANVSYFNLFAKRHITAVGLAHMLMDSKVKRCWMTHLDVCCIRPEPIAGKMAQFVAELSGVDVVVAEDNHVYYIR; from the coding sequence ATGAATTATGATCTGAAATTATATGAAAAGCTTTCACAATATACTCTTCAGGTAGTTAAAAATGATAGACAATATTGGAAAGAAGAAATACTACCCTACTGTGGTACCCCCAAAATATTATTTATGGGAACAGGAGGAAATCCAGTCAATTTATTAGAACAAGTACGTCAGACCGGGGGATTTATTCTCTATTTACCGGGTTTTACTCTGGCTGTAGATCCAGGGCCAGGTGTAATCTGGCATGTAAAGCAAAACGGTGTTGATATACGGGCTCTGGATGGAATTTATATCAGTCATGGTCATACAGATCACTATTTAGGCGCTCCCTTGCTTATTGAAGGAATGACACGGGTAATGAGTCAAAGGAGAGGAGTTTTATTATTACCCAGAGATGTAAGTGATGAGAATTTGATCAGTATTTATCACCAGGGGCGTCATCAACATCATGAGGGATATGTAGGAGGACCTGAAAAGATAGTTTATTTACAGGAAAAAAAGATGATTGAACTTACGGATGAAATCTTCCTTACTCCTGTTAAAGCTTATCATGGTAAGATGAATTATGGTTTTGTAATTACAACTCCTACCTTTACTATCGGTTATACCAGTGATACCAGTTATCTTTTGGAATATGAAGATTTAAATGGTTTGCGTCACAAAGTGGGAAAATGGGTACCTATAAGCCCTCCTACAAAAATCATCAAATATCGAGAGGACTTAAAAGAAATTTTTAGTCAGGTAGATTATCTGATCGCCAATGTCAGTTATTTTAACCTCTTTGCTAAGCGCCATATTACTGCTGTGGGGTTAGCCCATATGCTTATGGATTCTAAGGTTAAGCGGTGTTGGATGACCCATCTTGATGTTTGCTGTATCCGGCCTGAACCGATTGCAGGGAAGATGGCTCAGTTTGTAGCTGAGCTTTCTGGAGTTGATGTAGTAGTGGCAGAGGATAATCATGTATATTATATAAGGTGA
- a CDS encoding class II fructose-1,6-bisphosphate aldolase: protein MALVPMSQILNKAQAEGYAVGGFNMNNLESLQAIIETAEEERSPVIVQLSEGALRYVGIDYATACVKAAADKATIPVALHLDHGSSFEKIIECIRYGFSSVMIDGSKLPFEENIALVQKVVEAARVVGVSVEAELGKIGGTEDDHTVDEREALMTNPDEAKEFVERTGVDALAIAIGTAHGPYKGKPELDFERLEKIRNLVNVPLVLHGASGVYDEDIKKAISLGICKININTDFQQVFTAKVREILNNDEKVYDPRKILGPAKDAMKEKVREKIRLLGSNNRV from the coding sequence ATGGCTCTTGTACCAATGTCACAAATTTTAAACAAAGCACAGGCTGAAGGTTATGCAGTAGGCGGATTTAATATGAATAACCTGGAGTCTTTGCAGGCAATTATTGAAACGGCAGAAGAAGAGAGATCTCCTGTGATAGTTCAACTTAGTGAAGGTGCTCTTAGGTATGTGGGTATAGATTATGCTACAGCATGTGTGAAAGCTGCTGCAGATAAAGCTACTATACCTGTAGCACTTCACTTAGATCACGGTAGCAGTTTTGAAAAGATCATTGAATGTATACGTTACGGTTTCTCTTCTGTAATGATTGATGGTTCTAAGCTTCCTTTTGAAGAAAATATAGCTTTAGTACAAAAAGTAGTTGAAGCAGCCAGAGTTGTTGGAGTTTCTGTAGAAGCTGAACTGGGTAAGATTGGTGGTACTGAAGATGACCATACTGTTGACGAAAGAGAAGCTTTAATGACCAATCCGGATGAAGCTAAAGAATTTGTGGAAAGAACCGGGGTAGACGCTCTGGCTATTGCTATCGGTACTGCACATGGTCCATATAAAGGTAAGCCAGAATTGGATTTTGAAAGATTAGAAAAGATTAGAAATCTGGTTAATGTACCATTGGTTCTTCATGGTGCATCCGGTGTTTATGATGAAGATATTAAAAAAGCTATTTCTTTAGGAATTTGTAAGATTAATATTAATACCGATTTTCAACAGGTTTTTACTGCTAAAGTACGGGAAATTTTAAACAATGATGAAAAAGTTTATGACCCACGCAAAATTTTAGGACCAGCTAAGGATGCTATGAAAGAAAAAGTAAGAGAAAAGATTCGGTTATTGGGTAGCAATAATAGGGTATAA
- a CDS encoding MFS transporter: MFNIIIYKRNSFLYFCSAFLRYMALGIFFVLFNLYIIRIGVSEKFLGLFLAVGNLTMALGSIPAGIIIDRFSKKSVLILANLLASVAFLLEVLVVNEILLLFIAVLYGFSFAALMCIAGPFLMQCGNSEEGPFLFSTSRAITLIGLTVGTISGGYLAKINLVEELYRTGLLFAAFIYIFATIPLIFIEKGGKSKVSEILESKKFQGLWLKELFNIKNIKTYALVSIIFFILGYTVILTPYINLYLNKRYALDPVYIGYFMSFIQIFSAFMAFIGSYVVKKFSPQKVIFTGIIFLSIIYSSMILLQHPTINIFLLILTSGIFNLISPLISNYVFENVDEKNHGTVSGFMNTSFNIGDSLSTYHGGLLIIMGCYNWIFFIASLAFILVLAFLKLGMKFEIVRNKLIVGEEV; encoded by the coding sequence ATGTTTAATATTATAATTTACAAACGCAATTCTTTTCTTTATTTTTGTTCGGCCTTTTTAAGGTATATGGCTTTGGGTATATTTTTTGTTTTATTTAATTTATATATCATTAGAATTGGAGTTTCTGAAAAATTTCTTGGTTTGTTTTTAGCAGTTGGGAATTTAACGATGGCTTTAGGAAGTATTCCGGCAGGTATTATCATAGATCGATTTTCAAAGAAAAGTGTTCTTATTTTAGCAAATCTATTAGCTAGTGTGGCTTTTTTGCTTGAGGTTTTGGTAGTAAATGAAATTCTATTGCTTTTTATTGCTGTTCTTTATGGTTTTAGTTTTGCAGCTTTAATGTGCATTGCAGGTCCTTTTTTGATGCAGTGTGGAAATAGTGAGGAAGGGCCATTTTTGTTTAGTACATCTAGAGCAATTACTTTAATTGGGTTGACAGTAGGAACAATTTCAGGAGGATATTTAGCTAAAATTAATCTAGTTGAGGAATTGTATAGAACAGGTTTATTGTTTGCAGCATTTATCTATATTTTTGCAACTATTCCTTTAATTTTTATTGAAAAAGGTGGAAAAAGCAAAGTTTCAGAAATATTGGAATCCAAAAAATTTCAAGGCTTATGGTTAAAGGAGCTTTTTAATATTAAGAATATAAAAACATATGCACTAGTTTCAATAATCTTTTTCATTTTAGGATATACTGTTATTTTAACACCTTATATTAATCTTTACTTAAATAAAAGATATGCTTTAGATCCTGTTTATATTGGATATTTTATGTCATTTATACAAATCTTTTCTGCCTTTATGGCTTTTATAGGGTCATATGTGGTTAAAAAATTTTCTCCTCAAAAGGTAATATTTACAGGTATTATTTTTTTGTCAATTATTTACAGTAGTATGATTTTATTGCAACACCCAACTATAAATATTTTTCTTTTAATCTTAACCAGTGGAATTTTTAATCTTATTTCTCCTTTGATAAGTAATTATGTTTTTGAGAATGTGGATGAGAAGAATCATGGTACAGTTTCTGGATTTATGAATACAAGTTTTAATATAGGAGATTCCCTTAGTACCTATCATGGCGGTTTGTTAATTATTATGGGATGTTATAATTGGATATTTTTTATAGCTAGTTTAGCTTTTATATTAGTTCTGGCATTTTTGAAATTGGGAATGAAGTTTGAGATTGTTAGAAATAAATTAATAGTTGGTGAGGAGGTTTAA
- a CDS encoding CTP synthase produces the protein MSKYVFVTGGVVSALGKGITAASLGRLLKSRGLNVSIQKFDPYINVDPGTMSPYQHGEVFVTDDGAETDLDLGHYERFIDVNLSQNNNVTTGKIYGSVIAKERKGDYLGATVQVIPHITNEIKERITRVGRETNADVVITEIGGTVGDVESLPFLEAIRQLKIDLGRENVLYVHCTLVPYVSAAGELKTKPTQHSVKELRSIGIQPDIIVCRCERHLTKSIKEKIALFCDIDLEAVIEVKDVKNIYEVPLVLEEQGLAKIVLRRLGLDEGKPDLTEWRQMVEKMSNLDKTVKIAIVGKYVQLQDAYISIYEALRHAGVVNNANVDIKWVHAEEVEKKTAGEFLDDVDGILVPGGFGDRGIEGKIKAAQYARENKIPYFGICLGMQVAVIEFARNVVGFKDANSSEFAEVEHPVIDLLPEQRDVEEMGGTMRLGLYPCKLIPGTLAYEAYGQEIIYERHRHRYEFNNQFRPQITGAGMKLSGLSPDERLVEIVEIPDHPWFLGCQFHPEFKSRPNRPHPLFVKFVEAAVKKKYS, from the coding sequence GTGTCTAAATATGTTTTTGTGACTGGGGGGGTTGTATCGGCTCTTGGTAAGGGAATTACTGCAGCCAGTTTAGGAAGACTTTTAAAAAGTCGGGGATTAAATGTAAGTATCCAGAAATTTGATCCCTATATAAATGTGGATCCAGGAACCATGAGTCCATACCAACATGGAGAAGTTTTTGTAACTGATGATGGTGCTGAGACGGATTTGGATTTAGGTCATTACGAACGGTTTATTGATGTGAACTTAAGCCAGAACAACAATGTAACTACTGGAAAAATTTATGGCTCTGTTATTGCTAAAGAGCGGAAAGGTGATTATCTAGGTGCCACTGTTCAGGTAATTCCTCATATTACCAATGAGATCAAAGAACGGATTACCCGGGTAGGTCGGGAGACCAACGCCGATGTAGTAATTACAGAAATCGGTGGAACTGTGGGAGATGTTGAGAGTTTACCTTTTTTGGAAGCCATTAGGCAGTTGAAGATTGATTTAGGCAGGGAAAATGTACTCTATGTCCATTGTACTCTGGTTCCCTATGTATCAGCAGCAGGGGAATTAAAAACAAAACCAACCCAACATAGTGTAAAAGAACTTAGAAGTATTGGAATTCAACCAGATATCATTGTTTGCCGCTGTGAACGGCATTTAACAAAAAGTATCAAAGAAAAGATTGCTCTTTTCTGTGATATTGATCTTGAAGCTGTTATTGAAGTGAAAGATGTAAAAAATATTTATGAAGTGCCCCTGGTTCTTGAGGAACAGGGATTGGCTAAAATTGTATTAAGGCGGTTAGGTTTAGATGAAGGGAAACCTGATTTGACCGAATGGAGACAGATGGTAGAGAAGATGTCTAACCTGGATAAAACGGTCAAAATTGCTATTGTAGGTAAATATGTACAGCTTCAGGATGCTTATATTAGCATTTATGAAGCCCTTCGTCATGCAGGAGTAGTCAATAATGCCAATGTGGATATCAAATGGGTACATGCTGAAGAGGTGGAGAAGAAAACTGCTGGTGAATTTTTAGATGATGTGGATGGGATATTGGTTCCGGGGGGCTTTGGTGATCGGGGGATTGAAGGTAAGATTAAGGCTGCTCAATATGCCCGGGAAAATAAGATTCCTTATTTTGGCATTTGTCTCGGTATGCAGGTTGCAGTTATTGAGTTTGCCCGGAATGTGGTAGGGTTTAAGGATGCTAACAGTTCTGAGTTTGCTGAAGTTGAGCATCCGGTAATTGACCTTTTGCCTGAACAAAGGGATGTAGAAGAGATGGGCGGTACAATGCGTCTTGGTCTTTATCCATGCAAGTTGATTCCGGGAACTTTAGCCTATGAAGCATATGGTCAGGAAATTATTTATGAACGCCACCGCCATCGTTATGAGTTCAATAATCAGTTCCGCCCACAGATTACCGGGGCTGGAATGAAGTTATCCGGTCTTTCTCCGGATGAACGGCTGGTAGAGATTGTGGAAATTCCCGATCATCCCTGGTTTTTGGGTTGTCAATTCCATCCCGAGTTTAAGTCCAGACCCAATCGTCCTCATCCTCTTTTTGTTAAGTTTGTTGAAGCAGCAGTTAAGAAGAAGTATAGCTAA
- the hisZ gene encoding ATP phosphoribosyltransferase regulatory subunit, producing MCPFVEGVRDLLPEEIRQRKWVYQKLRKVFEKSGYQEVATPTLESLDLYAETETLLSKEQMFKVVNESGQILVLRPDGTLPIARLAATRYTGIPQPWKFSYITTAYQTNGGQSERMKEKTQAGIELLGSGDILADVEVIGTLIQALKEVGINKPVIDLGQVALVEEILTNLSLDELAKEELCSLMEEKNVEEIRLRIQNWNLSKSEEELLTRFPVLFGEPEEVLAQLYKLPLTEKARKVVCELEEIYEKLKEIGLAQYITFDPSMGTQLGYYTGIIFKAYVKGYGEVVASGGRYDRLAKQFGLDVPAVGFAINIEGLMTCLRQFDIIKLEKEPRVVLQVSNEGFAPAYRLANLLKEWGINAELYTGKKVFEYCKFHQIPYIGQWKDGIFSLVDQDGKKTFEFSGGLKEVALRCWTFLTGGKD from the coding sequence ATGTGTCCATTTGTAGAAGGAGTTAGGGATTTATTACCTGAAGAAATTCGCCAACGGAAATGGGTTTATCAAAAATTAAGAAAAGTTTTTGAAAAGAGCGGTTATCAAGAAGTAGCTACCCCTACTTTAGAGTCGTTGGATTTATATGCTGAAACGGAGACATTGCTTTCAAAAGAACAAATGTTTAAGGTGGTAAATGAAAGTGGCCAGATTCTGGTACTTCGACCTGATGGAACTTTACCTATAGCCCGGTTGGCAGCTACCCGTTACACTGGAATACCCCAACCGTGGAAATTTTCTTATATAACCACTGCTTATCAGACTAACGGGGGTCAATCAGAGCGGATGAAAGAGAAGACTCAGGCAGGTATTGAGCTTTTGGGCAGTGGTGATATATTGGCGGATGTGGAGGTTATAGGTACTTTAATTCAGGCTCTAAAAGAAGTTGGAATTAATAAACCAGTGATTGATCTGGGCCAGGTGGCTCTGGTTGAGGAGATATTAACGAATCTTTCTTTAGACGAACTAGCCAAAGAAGAATTATGTTCACTGATGGAAGAGAAAAATGTTGAAGAGATTCGTTTACGGATACAAAATTGGAACCTGAGTAAAAGTGAAGAGGAGCTTTTGACCAGGTTTCCTGTCCTCTTCGGTGAACCGGAAGAGGTTCTGGCTCAGTTATATAAATTGCCATTGACTGAAAAAGCACGGAAAGTGGTTTGTGAATTAGAAGAGATTTATGAGAAGCTTAAAGAGATCGGTCTAGCTCAATATATAACCTTTGATCCATCTATGGGAACTCAATTGGGTTATTATACCGGAATCATTTTTAAAGCCTATGTTAAAGGTTATGGAGAGGTTGTAGCAAGCGGTGGCCGATATGACAGGCTGGCGAAACAGTTTGGGCTGGATGTACCCGCAGTGGGTTTTGCCATTAATATCGAAGGATTGATGACCTGTTTACGGCAGTTTGACATTATAAAACTTGAAAAAGAGCCGAGGGTTGTACTTCAGGTTAGTAATGAGGGGTTTGCACCTGCTTATCGATTAGCAAATTTGCTTAAAGAATGGGGAATTAATGCGGAACTATATACCGGTAAAAAGGTATTTGAATATTGTAAATTCCATCAGATTCCATATATAGGCCAGTGGAAGGATGGAATTTTCAGTTTGGTTGATCAGGATGGTAAAAAGACTTTCGAATTTAGTGGAGGACTTAAAGAGGTGGCTTTAAGGTGTTGGACTTTTTTGACAGGAGGTAAAGATTGA
- a CDS encoding B12-binding domain-containing radical SAM protein, which translates to MRVALVYPKIGELSQEFYTGDEHLGLAYIGGTLRKHNHYVQMIDAHMLGLDDDQVIDFLMKGNFDIIGFSAVYSNIESALYIAKKIYNYNNTVKIIFGGEHATFAAEEIMEKNPEVFAIIRGEGEKTIIELLDCIQNNMSLANVNGIVYRNEN; encoded by the coding sequence ATGAGAGTAGCTTTGGTCTATCCTAAGATTGGGGAATTATCTCAGGAATTTTACACCGGAGATGAACATCTTGGTCTTGCATATATAGGGGGAACTTTGAGAAAGCATAATCATTATGTTCAAATGATTGATGCACACATGTTGGGACTAGATGATGACCAGGTTATAGATTTTTTGATGAAAGGAAACTTTGACATAATAGGTTTTTCAGCAGTATATTCAAATATTGAATCAGCATTATATATTGCAAAAAAAATTTATAATTATAATAATACAGTTAAGATAATTTTTGGAGGAGAACATGCAACTTTTGCAGCAGAAGAAATTATGGAGAAAAATCCGGAAGTATTTGCAATTATACGGGGTGAAGGAGAGAAAACAATAATAGAATTATTGGATTGTATCCAGAATAATATGAGTTTAGCAAATGTTAATGGAATTGTTTACCGTAATGAGAATTAG
- a CDS encoding histidinol-phosphatase HisJ family protein, which translates to MFFDYHIHSKFSTDSKMTLEEICEQSILIGLEEIAITDHHDIDYQDPSISFEIDRHLYLSTLEEFQAKYQGKLRIKKGLELGLQPHILDKCAEFAGDHFDFVLASFHTAQKKDLYTGKFFEGYTQWEAYREYLKEVHYCVERFDHFSVVGHLDVIRRYGDFPVIPDLMDDSDCRDLIEEILKILVEKGKGLEVNTSGYHYGNRKDPLPSRAILRLYRELGGEILTTGSDSHYKDQLGYKFKETHEMLKDLGFKYLTTFEKGKPIFHKIK; encoded by the coding sequence ATGTTTTTCGATTACCACATTCATTCTAAATTTTCAACCGACTCTAAAATGACTCTTGAAGAAATTTGTGAACAAAGTATTTTAATAGGACTAGAGGAAATTGCCATCACCGATCACCATGACATAGATTACCAGGATCCATCCATTAGTTTTGAAATCGACCGCCACCTTTATCTTTCTACCCTTGAAGAATTTCAGGCAAAATATCAGGGCAAATTACGCATTAAAAAAGGACTGGAATTAGGTCTCCAACCCCATATCCTGGATAAATGTGCTGAATTTGCAGGAGATCACTTTGACTTTGTTTTGGCTTCATTTCACACAGCCCAGAAAAAGGACCTTTACACAGGTAAATTTTTCGAAGGTTATACCCAGTGGGAAGCTTACCGGGAATACTTAAAGGAAGTGCATTATTGTGTGGAGAGATTTGATCATTTCAGTGTAGTGGGACATCTGGATGTCATCCGACGGTATGGTGACTTTCCAGTTATACCTGATCTTATGGATGATTCTGATTGCAGGGATTTAATTGAGGAAATTTTAAAAATCCTGGTGGAAAAAGGGAAAGGTCTTGAAGTGAATACATCCGGATATCACTATGGAAACAGAAAGGATCCTCTGCCGTCCCGGGCCATCTTACGGCTGTATCGGGAACTGGGGGGCGAAATTTTAACCACTGGTTCAGACAGTCATTATAAAGACCAACTGGGATATAAGTTTAAAGAAACCCATGAAATGCTGAAAGATTTAGGATTTAAATATCTGACAACTTTTGAAAAGGGAAAACCTATCTTTCATAAAATTAAATAA